One Cellulomonas sp. NS3 genomic region harbors:
- a CDS encoding CpaF family protein translates to MRAGFGEWSGERRPETPAAAAVVEQPAAPLARSDLDEVLVTTFKRKLLDEVDLHELGRLDAGQRRIRLERVVAHLVSTEGVILTTRERNALIRRVVDESIGLGVLEPLLADETVSEIMINGHDTIYVERFGQVERVSAAFASEEQLRQTIDRIVSTVNRRVDESSPMVDARLPPDERMPRGARVHVVLPPLVLNGPTVTIRLFPKAYGLDELLNRNSLDPATAELLAACVRARMNIIVSGGTSSGKTTMLNALSAFIQSRQRIITIEDAAELSLSQDHVVRMETRPANVEGQGQVTIRDLVRNALRMRPDRIIVGEVRGGEALDMLQAMNTGHEGSLATVHANTTVDALIRLETLASMSDVEVPFHALRDQVNNAVDLVVQLLRGSDGTRRVVEVGYVASRHREDFVVQPLMRWDPEAPNPPGPPGRFVQYPIPQPILDRLRIAGEPIGMAASPPHAVPQPPTEPGAPAQSAGAAS, encoded by the coding sequence ATGAGGGCCGGGTTCGGTGAGTGGTCGGGCGAGCGCCGCCCCGAGACCCCGGCGGCCGCCGCCGTCGTCGAGCAGCCGGCGGCGCCGCTCGCACGCAGCGACCTCGACGAGGTCCTGGTCACGACGTTCAAGCGCAAGCTGCTCGACGAGGTCGACCTGCACGAGCTCGGACGGCTCGACGCGGGCCAGCGGCGCATCCGCCTCGAGCGTGTCGTCGCGCACCTCGTGTCGACCGAGGGCGTCATCCTCACGACGCGCGAGCGCAACGCGCTCATCCGCCGCGTCGTCGACGAGTCGATCGGCCTCGGCGTGCTCGAGCCGCTGCTCGCGGACGAGACGGTCTCCGAGATCATGATCAACGGCCACGACACGATCTACGTCGAGCGCTTCGGCCAGGTCGAGCGGGTCTCGGCCGCGTTCGCGTCGGAGGAGCAGCTCCGGCAGACCATCGACCGCATCGTCTCGACCGTCAACCGCCGCGTCGACGAGTCGAGCCCGATGGTCGACGCGCGCCTCCCCCCGGACGAGCGCATGCCCCGCGGCGCGCGCGTCCACGTCGTGCTCCCGCCGCTCGTGCTCAACGGCCCGACGGTGACGATCCGGCTCTTCCCGAAGGCGTACGGCCTGGACGAGCTGCTCAACCGCAACAGCCTCGACCCCGCGACCGCGGAGCTCCTCGCGGCGTGCGTGCGCGCGCGGATGAACATCATCGTCTCGGGGGGAACGTCGTCCGGGAAGACGACGATGCTCAACGCGCTCTCGGCGTTCATCCAGTCGCGGCAGCGCATCATCACGATCGAGGACGCCGCCGAGCTCTCGCTCTCGCAGGACCACGTGGTCCGCATGGAGACGCGCCCGGCGAACGTCGAGGGCCAGGGGCAGGTCACGATCCGCGACCTCGTCCGCAACGCGCTGCGCATGCGCCCCGACCGCATCATCGTCGGCGAGGTCCGCGGCGGCGAGGCGCTCGACATGCTCCAGGCGATGAACACCGGCCACGAGGGCTCGCTCGCGACGGTGCACGCCAACACGACGGTCGACGCGCTGATCCGCCTCGAGACGCTCGCCTCCATGAGCGACGTCGAGGTGCCGTTCCACGCGCTGCGCGACCAGGTGAACAACGCGGTCGACCTCGTGGTCCAGCTGCTGCGCGGCTCGGACGGGACCCGGCGCGTGGTCGAGGTCGGCTACGTCGCCTCGCGGCACCGCGAGGACTTCGTGGTGCAGCCGCTCATGCGCTGGGACCCCGAGGCGCCGAACCCGCCCGGCCCGCCCGGACGGTTCGTGCAGTACCCGATCCCGCAGCCGATCCTCGACCGGCTGCGCATCGCGGGCGAGCCGATCGGCATGGCGGCCTCCCCGCCGCACGCCGTCCCCCAGCCGCCGACCGAGCCCGGTGCGCCGGCGCAGAGCGCGGGGGCCGCGTCGTGA
- a CDS encoding type II secretion system F family protein: protein MIVVVILIGVLGACVLFLAGVRELVSVASRRRALVAGVVDDTPLSGSARVARWDRAFRQTAPGRWVDRQLLLAGEETRPAVVVAGVAVLGGLLIGWVLAVGLAPVFGLLGIVAVVVGIRAYLARARERRNEQFIAQMPELARVLSNATSAGLSIAAAIGIAAGELAAPAGPELARVASRMRFGDSLEAAMTGLTERLPSREVSVLVSTLLVSARSGGSLVSSLRDIADTLDERKEIRREVRTTLAQSTSTGYLVIGMGFALLFLLNVIQPGTVQAMTSEWVGRVALVVGGALFVSGFLLIRRMTRFDG, encoded by the coding sequence GTGATCGTGGTCGTGATCCTGATCGGCGTCCTCGGGGCGTGCGTGCTGTTCCTCGCGGGCGTCCGCGAGCTCGTGTCGGTCGCGTCGCGCCGGCGGGCGCTCGTCGCGGGTGTCGTGGACGACACGCCGCTGTCGGGCAGCGCGCGGGTCGCCCGCTGGGACCGCGCGTTCCGGCAGACCGCCCCCGGGCGGTGGGTCGACCGCCAGCTGCTGCTCGCGGGCGAGGAGACCCGGCCCGCCGTCGTCGTCGCGGGCGTGGCCGTCCTGGGCGGCCTCCTGATCGGCTGGGTGCTGGCCGTGGGCCTGGCGCCGGTGTTCGGCCTGCTCGGGATCGTCGCCGTCGTCGTCGGCATCCGCGCCTACCTCGCGCGGGCCCGCGAGCGGCGCAACGAGCAGTTCATCGCCCAGATGCCCGAGCTCGCGCGCGTCCTGTCGAACGCGACGAGCGCGGGCCTGTCGATCGCGGCCGCCATCGGGATCGCCGCCGGGGAGCTCGCGGCGCCCGCAGGACCCGAGCTGGCTCGCGTCGCGTCGCGCATGCGGTTCGGCGACAGCCTCGAGGCCGCGATGACCGGGCTCACGGAGCGCCTGCCGTCGCGCGAGGTCTCCGTGCTGGTCTCGACGCTGCTGGTCAGCGCGCGCTCGGGCGGCTCGCTCGTCTCGTCCCTGCGCGACATCGCCGACACGCTCGACGAGCGCAAGGAGATCCGGCGGGAGGTGCGCACGACGCTCGCGCAGTCGACCTCGACCGGGTACCTCGTGATCGGCATGGGCTTCGCGCTGCTGTTCCTGCTCAACGTCATCCAGCCGGGCACCGTCCAGGCGATGACGTCGGAGTGGGTCGGCCGCGTCGCCCTCGTCGTCGGCGGCGCGCTCTTCGTCAGCGGGTTCCTGCTGATCCGGCGGATGACGAGGTTCGACGGGTGA
- a CDS encoding type II secretion system F family protein produces MNVLLALGAAVVGALATVLLLVGYRQMRTDALDTLDVEDLSLLRGRERRRAEGETPLQRLARRQVPRLRSMLGPQRLAQLQRRIDEAGRPDGLTVDGYLERTAMWCLIVAPVLLLLLVQGNILMAVLALTVPVALPLSRVAAAQRKRRERIDRDLPDFLDVLAVTVMAGVNFRAALSRVSERFQGPLADEITLTLQQIVNGASVRQAFTDLRRRSTSEPVGQFVSALLQSQELGAPLAESLQQIAEDMRRDSGQRQRQAAARTAPRVTLVTSLVLVPGALIFIVVGLYVGTDVDFGALLGGVG; encoded by the coding sequence GTGAACGTCCTCCTCGCCCTGGGCGCCGCGGTCGTCGGCGCGCTGGCCACCGTGCTGCTGCTCGTCGGCTACCGCCAGATGCGGACCGACGCCCTCGACACGCTCGACGTCGAGGACCTCAGCCTCCTGCGCGGCCGGGAGCGCCGTCGCGCCGAGGGGGAGACCCCGCTGCAGCGGCTCGCGCGCCGCCAGGTCCCGCGCCTGCGCTCGATGCTCGGCCCGCAGCGGCTCGCGCAGCTCCAGCGTCGCATCGACGAGGCGGGCCGACCCGACGGGCTGACCGTCGACGGGTATCTCGAGCGGACCGCCATGTGGTGCCTGATCGTGGCCCCGGTGCTGCTCCTGCTGCTCGTGCAGGGGAACATCCTGATGGCCGTCCTGGCGCTCACGGTCCCGGTCGCCCTGCCGCTCAGCCGGGTCGCGGCGGCCCAGCGCAAGCGCCGCGAGCGCATCGACCGCGACCTGCCGGACTTCCTCGACGTGCTCGCCGTGACCGTGATGGCGGGCGTGAACTTCCGTGCGGCGCTCTCCCGCGTGTCCGAGCGGTTCCAGGGGCCGCTCGCCGACGAGATCACCCTGACGCTCCAGCAGATCGTCAACGGCGCGTCGGTGCGCCAGGCGTTCACCGACCTGCGCCGGCGCAGCACGTCCGAGCCGGTCGGGCAGTTCGTCTCGGCGCTCCTGCAGTCCCAGGAGCTCGGCGCCCCGCTCGCGGAGTCGCTCCAGCAGATCGCCGAGGACATGCGGCGCGACAGCGGTCAGCGGCAGCGCCAGGCGGCCGCCCGCACCGCGCCGCGCGTCACGCTCGTGACGTCGCTCGTGCTGGTGCCGGGTGCCCTGATCTTCATCGTCGTGGGCCTGTACGTCGGCACGGACGTGGACTTCGGTGCGCTGCTCGGCGGTGTCGGGTGA
- a CDS encoding sensor histidine kinase, whose protein sequence is MSAPQRDFAHQVVSAGLLVRLIAIMVAMIGMVGDTMTGPVLTCVLVLSVSSFSFLVYPQVSGFVARHPLVVVVDVLLTLTVVSLLGVESPLVLATFSTALILGVLFRPQIAWLGAVVLVAGYLAVARATVGLDVGFMLALGVPALYLAFVAIGLAVRGAHEQFVGVAREAALAREAVAAADERARLAREMHDSLGKTLHGISLAAQALPLWVERDPAAAMVQARGLADGANQAADEARRLLVRMRADEPDRPLVEVLAELCARWELEHRTECRFTYGAAVDLPPDTRYEVLAILGEALENVARHAGASRVDVELRGQPDGTVRLSVQDDGQGFVPREDGTSPRGHFGLTGMRERALEVGAELDVRSTPGAGTQVLVQVGPTKERSDVPR, encoded by the coding sequence GTGAGCGCCCCGCAGCGGGACTTCGCGCACCAGGTCGTCTCCGCGGGCCTGCTCGTGCGGCTCATCGCGATCATGGTCGCGATGATCGGCATGGTCGGCGACACCATGACCGGGCCGGTCCTGACGTGCGTCCTCGTGCTGAGCGTCTCGAGCTTCTCGTTCCTCGTGTACCCGCAGGTGTCCGGCTTCGTCGCGCGGCACCCGCTCGTCGTCGTGGTCGACGTGCTGCTGACCCTCACGGTCGTCTCGCTGCTCGGCGTCGAGAGCCCGCTCGTGCTGGCGACGTTCTCGACGGCCCTGATCCTCGGGGTGCTGTTCCGCCCGCAGATCGCGTGGCTCGGGGCCGTCGTGCTCGTCGCGGGCTACCTCGCGGTCGCCCGGGCCACCGTGGGGCTCGACGTCGGCTTCATGCTGGCCCTGGGCGTCCCCGCGCTGTACCTCGCGTTCGTCGCGATCGGGCTCGCGGTGCGCGGCGCCCACGAGCAGTTCGTGGGCGTGGCGCGCGAGGCCGCCCTGGCTCGGGAGGCCGTCGCGGCGGCGGACGAGCGCGCGCGGCTCGCCCGCGAGATGCACGACTCGCTCGGCAAGACGCTGCACGGCATCTCGCTCGCGGCGCAGGCGCTCCCGCTCTGGGTCGAGCGCGACCCCGCCGCGGCCATGGTCCAGGCGCGCGGGCTCGCCGACGGCGCCAACCAGGCGGCCGACGAGGCGCGGCGCCTGCTCGTGCGGATGCGCGCCGACGAGCCCGACCGCCCGCTGGTCGAGGTGCTCGCCGAGCTCTGCGCGCGCTGGGAGCTCGAGCACCGCACGGAGTGCCGGTTCACCTACGGCGCCGCGGTGGACCTGCCCCCCGACACCCGCTACGAGGTCCTCGCGATCCTCGGGGAGGCGCTCGAGAACGTCGCCCGCCACGCCGGGGCGTCGCGCGTCGACGTCGAGCTGCGCGGGCAGCCCGACGGCACCGTCCGCCTGTCCGTGCAGGACGACGGGCAGGGGTTCGTGCCGCGCGAGGACGGGACGAGCCCGCGCGGGCACTTCGGGCTGACCGGGATGCGCGAGCGCGCGCTCGAGGTCGGTGCCGAGCTCGACGTCCGCTCGACCCCCGGGGCGGGCACCCAGGTCCTCGTCCAGGTGGGTCCCACGAAGGAGCGCAGCGATGTCCCGAGGTGA
- a CDS encoding response regulator, protein MSRGDTVGDVGPAPGGVDPAHGALTQVTVVVVDDNSVIRMGLRSLLEASDRLRVVGEAADGEEAVRVVRATLPDVVLLDVRMPRRDGVQVAAEIQAWTKVLMLTYSEAPEVVRAAVDAGASGYLVHGTFAAHELERSILAVAEGSFLLSERAASAMRASWAAPSTPAAPQRPDVGLSERQREVMELVALGRTNAQIAGECFLSEKTVKNHINHIFAKLGVRTRAEAVSVWLGGAPDPGRGRP, encoded by the coding sequence ATGTCCCGAGGTGACACGGTCGGCGACGTGGGCCCCGCGCCCGGAGGTGTCGACCCCGCGCACGGAGCCCTGACGCAGGTCACGGTCGTCGTGGTCGACGACAACTCGGTGATCCGGATGGGCCTGCGCAGCCTCCTCGAGGCCTCGGACCGGTTGCGCGTCGTCGGCGAGGCGGCCGACGGCGAGGAGGCCGTGCGCGTCGTGCGGGCGACCCTCCCGGACGTCGTGCTCCTCGACGTGCGGATGCCGCGGCGCGACGGGGTGCAGGTCGCCGCCGAGATCCAGGCGTGGACCAAGGTGCTCATGCTGACCTACTCGGAGGCGCCGGAGGTGGTGCGCGCGGCGGTCGACGCGGGTGCGAGCGGGTACCTGGTGCACGGGACGTTCGCGGCGCACGAGCTCGAGCGCTCGATCCTCGCGGTCGCCGAGGGCTCGTTCCTGCTGTCCGAGCGGGCGGCCAGCGCGATGCGCGCGTCCTGGGCCGCGCCGTCGACCCCGGCGGCACCGCAGCGGCCCGACGTCGGCCTCTCGGAGCGTCAGCGCGAGGTCATGGAGCTCGTCGCGCTCGGGCGGACGAACGCCCAGATCGCCGGCGAGTGCTTCCTGTCCGAGAAGACGGTCAAGAACCACATCAACCACATCTTCGCGAAGCTGGGCGTCCGGACCCGGGCCGAGGCCGTCTCGGTGTGGCTGGGCGGTGCCCCGGACCCGGGCCGAGGGCGGCCGTAG
- a CDS encoding OmpA family protein has product MTPSTLRRRSAALAGAAGVLLATGAGAQAAEAGRDELPLGTIDLDGQETPVLGSFVYHQFHLDTNPEIRGLVHGVQRVEGGTVLYYSVGTPAGSSASAFAGAMAFPDSSHPYDGSHGVDLALVDTQSLAAYRPLYTSSETFTSATADLEASPGELVVGWAVFPELAADVDTVQVTMPWGTAVGDVPVGEGALKPVAQEPAPLLGEGWPEVPTADALAAADAAAVTYSLVRRTGDEEGTSTTEESPEQVAVTLDANVLFASGSADLSGDAQQVLATIAADIADRGTGEVVVTGHTDSDGSDTFNQTLSEQRASSVLNVLQPASGSGVTFTAVGRGEGDPVAGNDTDEGKQANRRVTVVYAVQGES; this is encoded by the coding sequence ATGACACCCTCGACCCTCCGGCGCAGGTCGGCCGCGCTCGCGGGCGCGGCCGGCGTGCTGCTCGCGACCGGGGCCGGTGCCCAGGCCGCCGAGGCGGGCCGTGACGAGCTGCCCCTCGGCACGATCGACCTCGACGGGCAGGAGACGCCGGTCCTCGGCTCGTTCGTCTACCACCAGTTCCACCTCGACACGAACCCCGAGATCCGCGGGCTGGTGCACGGCGTGCAGCGCGTCGAGGGCGGGACGGTCCTGTATTACTCCGTCGGGACACCCGCGGGGTCCTCCGCGTCGGCTTTCGCTGGGGCGATGGCGTTCCCGGACTCGAGCCACCCGTACGACGGGTCGCACGGGGTCGACCTCGCGCTCGTCGACACGCAGAGCCTCGCGGCGTACCGGCCGCTGTACACCTCGAGCGAGACCTTCACGAGCGCGACCGCCGACCTGGAGGCCTCGCCCGGTGAGCTCGTGGTCGGCTGGGCCGTGTTCCCCGAGCTCGCCGCGGACGTCGACACCGTCCAGGTGACCATGCCGTGGGGCACGGCGGTCGGCGACGTGCCCGTCGGCGAGGGTGCGCTCAAGCCCGTCGCGCAGGAGCCGGCGCCGCTGCTCGGGGAGGGCTGGCCCGAGGTGCCCACCGCCGACGCGCTCGCGGCCGCCGACGCCGCCGCCGTCACCTACTCGCTCGTGCGCCGCACGGGCGACGAGGAGGGCACGTCGACCACCGAGGAGTCCCCCGAGCAGGTCGCGGTGACCCTCGACGCGAACGTGCTGTTCGCGAGCGGGTCCGCGGACCTGTCCGGCGACGCGCAGCAGGTCCTGGCGACCATCGCCGCGGACATCGCGGACCGAGGGACCGGTGAGGTCGTCGTGACCGGGCACACGGACTCCGACGGCTCCGACACGTTCAACCAGACGCTGTCCGAGCAGCGGGCGTCGTCGGTGCTGAACGTCCTGCAGCCCGCCAGCGGGAGCGGCGTCACGTTCACCGCCGT